The DNA region GTTCAGTTCCGTCGTGGTGATAAGAGCCCCCGGCCATTCGCCACGACTCGCCGGGACGCACTCGACTGGTGCCCACGGCGCCCCGCCTCGAAATTGACCCCTCAACGGGGATAACCCCCTCTGGGGAGTTGTGGCGGCGTGCGCGTTGCCGAGTTTTCCGCGGCGCGTCGCAACTCTCGACGGTTCGTTGAGGGTTTACGATTTGCGACTTGACTCGGGCGAGTTACACCGGTGTAATTACTTCAGACACGCGGTTCGCAGGTCGGAAGAAATAAGGCGGGTGACGATATGGCAGCCAATGACTATCGTGCTGGGGTACCCGACGACTGGTTCGTCGATCCGATCACGCTGGGGGTTCCCGGTGTTCGGCAGAACGTCGACGACGACAACCCACTCGCGTGGCAGTCCGACTCGCTCTGCGCCCAGACCGACCCCGAGGCCTTCTTCCCGGAGAAGGGCGGATCGACGCGCGATGCGAAGAAGATCTGCACCTCCTGCGAGGTGCGCACCCAGTGCCTCGAGTACGCGCTGTCGAACGACGAGCGCTTCGGAATCTGGGGCGGCCTGTCGGAGCGCGAGCGTCGGAAGCTCCGCAAGCGCGCGGTCTGATCGACGCTGCCCGACTGCAGGGCGCCGATCTCTGGCACCCCAACGGGCGACACGATCCGGGGGAATCGGATATCGGCCACGCCCGGCGGCACGCGATGCGAGTCGGCGAGCGCAACTTAGGCTTTCCCCGATATGTCACCCAGAGTCACCGCCATCATCGTCGCCCGAAACGGCGCGGAGCACCTTCCGCGGACTCTCGAGGCTCTCTCCCTCCAGACCATGGCCCCCGACGCCGTCATCGCCGTCGACTGCGGGTCGACTGATGGAACCAACGCGCTGCTGGCGGAGTTCGGTCCGACGCACCTGATCACCGCGGATTCGGATCTCACCTTCGGTGGGGCCATCGCCACGGCCGTGCGAGTGACCACTCCGCCCACGGCGCCGAACGAACTGCTGTGGCTCATCGCGCAGGACACCGCGCCTGAGCCGACGGCCCTCGCCGAGCTCGTGGCCGCGCTCGAGACGGCGCCATCCGTCGCCATCGCCGGACCGAAGCTGCTCGACTGGGAGCGCGGAGAGTTCATCCGCTCGCTCGGGGAGTCCCTCACGACGCAGGGCGCGACGGTCGCCCTCGTCTCGGACGAGCTCGACCAGGGACAGCGCGACTCGCTGAGCGACGTGCTCGCGGTGGTGGCCGGCGGCATGCTCGTGCGCCACACGGTCTGGGACGCCCTGGGCGGGTTCGATCCCGGGCTGCCCGTCGTCGACGACGCGCTCGACTTCTGCGTGCGCGCCCGCCTGGCCGGACACCGGGTGTCCGTCGCTCCGGCCGCGCGCGTGGCGACAGCAGGAGACGGTGTCGCCGGAGCGAACACATCGCACAAGGGCCGCATCCGTCGACGTCGCGCTCGTCAGCAGCGCGCCGCGCAACTGCATCGCCGCCTCGTGTACGCACCGGCCGTGCTGGTGCCCGTCCACTGGCTGTCGCTCGTGCCGCTCGCGATCCTGCGCTCGATCGTCGCGTTGCTCGGCAAGCAGCCCGGCCGGATCGGCGGGGAGTTCGCCGCGGCTTTCACCGCGGCATTCACGGGAATCAAGACGGCGGCCGCCCGCCGCAGCATCGCACGCACCCGCAGCAATCCCTGGTCGGTCATCGCGTCGCTCCGCGTCACCCCGGCCGAGATGCGTCGCCGTCGTGCTCTCGCCCGCGAGGCGCGCATCGCACGCGCTCGCGGCGCCAGGCACGAGATCGGCTTCCTCACCTCCGGGGGAGCCTGGACCGTGCTCGCGGCGGTCGTCGTCGGCCTCATCGTCGCGGCACCCCTCGTGGGATCGGCAGCGGTCGGTGGCGGCGGACTGCTGCCGCTGAGCTCGACCCCTGCCGAGCTCTGGCAGAACATCGGCTACGGATGGCGCGATCTGGGTGCCGGATTCGTCGGCGCCGCCGACCCGTTCGCCGCCGTGCTCGCCGTTCTCGGCTCCCTCGCGTTCTGGTCGCCGTCGGCCGTGATCCTCGCGCTCTGGGTCGCTGCGGTGCCGTTGGCGGCCCTCGGAGCCTGGTTCGCCGCGACGCGTCTCACCGATCGCGGAGGCCTCAGGGCCATCGCCGCCGTGCTCTGGATGCTGGCGCCGACCTTCCTGACGGCCATAGGAGACGGTAGACCGGCCGCCGTGCTCACGCATCTCCTGTTGCCGTGGCTCGTGTTCGCGGGCTTCGCCGCGGCCAGGTCCTGGTCGGCATCCGCCACCACGGCGCTGATCTTCGCGGCGATCGTCGCCTGCGCGCCATCGCTGACGCCCGCGCTCCTCGTCATCTGGATCGTGCTGCTCATCATCAGCGGGCGCGGCTTCTTCCGCATCGTCGGCATTCCGATTCCGGCACTCGCCCTGATCGCCCCGCTGGTGCTCGACCAGGCCCTGCGGGCCAACTGGATCGCGCTGGTCGCCGATCCCGGAGTGCCCCTGGCCGGAACGCCGGCATCGGTCTGGCAACTCCTCCTCGGGTTCCCCGGTGGCGGATTCGGCGGCTGGGACCAGGCTCTGGCTCTGATCCCGATCGACGGCCTCCAGCCGCAGATCGTGGTTGCCGTGCTCCTCGCGCCGCTCGCGATCCTCGGGCTGCTCGCCCTGTTCCTGCCGGGCTTCCGGAGCGCAGCTTTCGCCCTCGGGGTGTCCCTCCTCGGCTTCGCGACGGCCCTCGCCGCCACGCTCATCGTGGTGGCCACCACGGGATCCCAGCTGGTTCCGGTGTGGGCGGGGACAGGCCTCAGCCTGTACTGGCTCGGCATCGTCGGCGCCGTCACCATCGGCCTCAACGCCATCCCGCGGTACTCACTGGTGCCCGCCATCGTCGCTGCTGTCTGCTTCGTGGCTGTCGCAGCCCCTCTCGCCCTCGCTGTTCCGCTCGGACAGTCCGCCGTCGATGCCACCACGAACCGCATCCTGCCGGCCTTCGTCTCGGCGGAATCCGCGGGCGATCCGCGCGCGGGAACCCTGGCTCTCGTACCCCAGCCCGACGGCGGCATCCTCGCCGACCTGCAGAGAGGGTCGGGAACGACGCTCGACGACCAGTCGGTGCTCGCGTCGACCGACCGAGACGTGAGTGCGTCGCAGGAGGAGATCGCCACGCTGGCCGGCAACCTGACGTCACGCAGTGCCTTCGACGCCGCGGCCGAGTTCGACGCCAACCGCATCCGCTTCGTCCTGCTCGAGCCCGCCGTTCGGATCGATGGCGCCGCGCCGACCGCCGCCGCCGTCCAGGTCACCCGTCGCGCCGCAGCAGCCCTCGACGGCAACTCCACCCTCGTTCCCGTCGGCCGCACCGACTACGGCATGCTCTGGCGGGTCGACACCGACGAGGATGATGCCGCGTCGGCCGCGATCCCCGCCGACGCCGGCGGGTGGATCGGCACGGCATCGTTGATCCTGGCCGCCGTCGTCTTCGGCGCGACGCTGCTGCTGTCCATCCCCACGGGGGTCGGCCGAGAGCTTCCGCCCGAGTCCGCGCGGCGGCGCGCGGCCAGGGAGCGCC from Leifsonia sp. Root1293 includes:
- a CDS encoding WhiB family transcriptional regulator is translated as MAANDYRAGVPDDWFVDPITLGVPGVRQNVDDDNPLAWQSDSLCAQTDPEAFFPEKGGSTRDAKKICTSCEVRTQCLEYALSNDERFGIWGGLSERERRKLRKRAV
- a CDS encoding glycosyltransferase family 2 protein, coding for MSPRVTAIIVARNGAEHLPRTLEALSLQTMAPDAVIAVDCGSTDGTNALLAEFGPTHLITADSDLTFGGAIATAVRVTTPPTAPNELLWLIAQDTAPEPTALAELVAALETAPSVAIAGPKLLDWERGEFIRSLGESLTTQGATVALVSDELDQGQRDSLSDVLAVVAGGMLVRHTVWDALGGFDPGLPVVDDALDFCVRARLAGHRVSVAPAARVATAGDGVAGANTSHKGRIRRRRARQQRAAQLHRRLVYAPAVLVPVHWLSLVPLAILRSIVALLGKQPGRIGGEFAAAFTAAFTGIKTAAARRSIARTRSNPWSVIASLRVTPAEMRRRRALAREARIARARGARHEIGFLTSGGAWTVLAAVVVGLIVAAPLVGSAAVGGGGLLPLSSTPAELWQNIGYGWRDLGAGFVGAADPFAAVLAVLGSLAFWSPSAVILALWVAAVPLAALGAWFAATRLTDRGGLRAIAAVLWMLAPTFLTAIGDGRPAAVLTHLLLPWLVFAGFAAARSWSASATTALIFAAIVACAPSLTPALLVIWIVLLIISGRGFFRIVGIPIPALALIAPLVLDQALRANWIALVADPGVPLAGTPASVWQLLLGFPGGGFGGWDQALALIPIDGLQPQIVVAVLLAPLAILGLLALFLPGFRSAAFALGVSLLGFATALAATLIVVATTGSQLVPVWAGTGLSLYWLGIVGAVTIGLNAIPRYSLVPAIVAAVCFVAVAAPLALAVPLGQSAVDATTNRILPAFVSAESAGDPRAGTLALVPQPDGGILADLQRGSGTTLDDQSVLASTDRDVSASQEEIATLAGNLTSRSAFDAAAEFDANRIRFVLLEPAVRIDGAAPTAAAVQVTRRAAAALDGNSTLVPVGRTDYGMLWRVDTDEDDAASAAIPADAGGWIGTASLILAAVVFGATLLLSIPTGVGRELPPESARRRAARERRERRAGRSPRRAAAGAIIAEEDLPEDGVTEESTGDAAAAADVAEADADADAAQGAAESPSDGEAATPGADAAQPDPVPDPEAEARSDADADADADADADADEAPAPDQEPSPATETESTNETTTNETTLTNPTEEKRDVD